The nucleotide sequence CCTCCGCTGCGTCATCCGCTCCCGCCCCGGCAGCTGGTTCGTCCGGTGCCGTCGGGGCACCGACGACCGGCAAGAAGCTCAAGATCGGGATCGCGGTCGGCGGTCAGCCCGCTGATTGGCAGCCGGCCCAGGGCGAGGTCGCCCAGGCGCTCGCGAAGTCCCGTGGGTGGGAGAGTGTGTTGCTGAGCAACAACAACGATGCGCCGACGGCGCTGAAGAACGCCACCACCTTCATCAACGACAAGGTCGACGCGGTGCTGGAGTTCAACGGCCAGCCCTCGACCAACCCGGTGATGGCGGCGAAGCTGGCGACCGCCAAGATTCCGGTGATCACCTACGACATCGCCCAGCAGGGCTGGTATTTCGTCGGAGTCGACAACGCAAAGGCCGGTGACCAGGCCGGGCAGGCGCTCGGAAGCATCGCGAAAGCCAAGTGGAACTGCCAGGTCGACCTGGTGCTGTCCGCCGAGGGCGCCGCAGCGGGCCCGGTCAACACCGCACGCACCGGGGGAGCCCGCGACGGCTTGAAGAAGATCTGCCCGAGCATTCCGGCCGCCAACTACGTCTCGTTCGAAAGTGGCGGTGCCATCGCAGTATCGACGCCGGCCGCCCGTGATGCCCTGTCGGCCCATCCCGCCGCCAAGAACATCCTGGTGGTCGGCATCAACGACTTCGGTGTGGTCGGTGCGCTGCAGGCGGCCGAGCAGCTGGGCCGGGCCGACAACATCATGGGGTGGGGCCAGGACGGCAGCGCCATCACCGGCAGCAGTGTCGACCCCCACCTGGCGGGCAGTGTCGAGTACTTCCTCGAGGGCTACCCGGTGTACGCGTTCCAGCAGATCCTGGACAAGATCTCGGCCGGTCAGACACCGGCCATGGCAGATTCCGGAACGAGTCCGGCAGCCCTGGTCCAGCCGTGCCCGGTGACGGCCGCTCAGGCCAAGACGGTGCCGGCGCTGGCCGACCGGGTGGAAAAGGTGCTCGCCTCCGGCGGTGCGCAGACCGAATACCAGATGTTCTGCCCGAAGTCAGCTGGATGACCGCACAGCTCACGGATGCGGCCCCTCGGACCGGCGGACCTCGGGTCCGCTGGTCCGAGGCCGGCACGCCGGCCGCGCTGGCCGGCACCTGGTTGGCGCTGATCGTCGCATCTGCGCTGCACCGCAACGATTTTCTCTCGCACGGGACCGTGCTGTCGGTCGCCTTCACGATGGCCGGGACCGGAGTGCTGGCGGTCGGGCAGTCGGTGGTGGCCATCAGCGCGGCATTCTGGACCTCTCGGTTCCGGCAGCACTGATCGTTCCCGCGTTCGCGGTCGCCGACCTGCTCGACGACGGAGTGTCGAGCGGGTGGGCGGTGACGATCGGCGTCCTGGCGGGCGCCGCCTGGGGACTGATCAACGGATTGATCATCGTGGCGGCCAAGATCAATCCCATCATCGTCACGCTGGGATCCAACTTCGTCGGCGTCGGTGTGCTGTACGTGCTGCAGAAACAGGCCGCGGTCCCCACGGCTTCCGGACTGCGCAGGTGGGGCCAGGACTATCTGTTCGGTCTGCCCAACATCTGGTGGCCGATGCTGATCCTGATCGTGGTGGTCGGAGTCTTGTTGCCCCGAACGAGGATCGGTCGCCGAACGATTGCCGTCGGCGGGAATCCCGTCGCCGCCAAGGCCAGGGGAATCTGCCTGAGGCGGACCCGGTTGGCGGTGTTCACCTTCTCCGGGGCCTGCGGCGGCATCGCCGCGGTGCTGTTCGCCGCTTCGACGCCCCAGTTCGTTCCGACGGACAGTTCGACCTTCCTGCTCCCGGTGATCGCGGCCGTCATCGTGGCCGGGATCTCGCTCTCGGGCGGTCGGGGATCCCTCCTGACCCTCCTGCTCAGCGTCGGCCTGCTCTCGACCGTTCCGACGGCCCTGGTGTTCTTCGGTCTCAGCTCGAACTGGCAGATCGTGTTCCAGGGCCTGATCCTGATCGTCGCGGTCTCCATCGACGGTCGGTCACAGAAGAAGGCAAAGTGATGGCGACGAATACTCCACTGCGGCCCACCAGGTCGACGGCACTGCAGGACTTCGACATCGACCGAAAGAAGTCCGGCGGCCGCCGTGTGCTGGAGACGGTGAACACGCCGACGGGAACGATCGGTATCGCTCTCGTCATCGTCGTGGTGATCGGATTGGTTTGGGAGGGTAAAGGTTTCACCTCCAGCGACAACCTGGCCAACGTCGGTACCTTCCTTGCCATTCCGCTGATCATCGCGACCTTCTCCTCCATCTCGCTCCTGGCCGGCGTGGTCGACCTCTCCGTGGGATCGATGGTCGGCTTTGCGGCCGCGTTGTTCGTCCAGTTCGTGAACAAGGGATATTCGCCCTGGACCGCCGCGGCGATCACGTTGCTGTGCGCGGTGATCGCGGGGAGTGTCAACGGGGTGGCGATCGTCGGATTCGGTGCTGAACCGGTCGCAGCCACCCTGGGCATGCTGACCGCATTACGTGGGTTGTGTCAGGTCATCGTCGGTCCGACGGGCCTGTCCACGGCTCTGGTACTGGGATTGCTCGAGTTCACCTCCAAGGCCTACGGGCCGCTGCCTCTGCTGTTCCTCCTCGGCCTCGTCCTGGTCGCGGCCGCGTCGATCCTGGTCGGTTACACCAGGGTGGGACGCCACATCAGAGCCTCCGGCGGGGATGCCAGAGCTGCGGGCCGTGCCGGCATCGGTGCGTCCCGGATCCGCTTCTTCGCGCTGATCCTCAGCGCCTTCGGGGCCGGACTGGGTGGCATCCTCTACGCCGGGCAGCTCGGGGGTGCTTCCAACGTGCTGGGGACCGGCCTGGAATTCCAGGTCTACGCCGCGCTGATGATCGGTGGCTACTCCATCATGCGAGGTGGTATCGGGGCACCGATCGGAGGTCTGTTCGGCCTCCTCGTGGTGGCCGGGGTGCAGAACATCTTCGACGTCAAAGCCATCAATCCCTACTACCTCAACGTCGTCATCGGCATCCTGCTCCTGCTCACCGTCTACGGTGACCGGCTCCGGGGCGGAGATCGCTACGAGTGACATCACCGGGTGAATTTCTCCGGAGCATTCTCGACGGCCCGCAAATCAACATGATGGGAATTCCTGTGCAGGCGTTGGTACTGAAGAAATGGTGGGATCTCGCGGTCGAGGTCGTCCCCGACCCGGTGATGGGCTCCGGGGACGTGCTCATCGACGTCCTTGCGACCGGCATCTGTGGATCCGACATCCACGGATTCACGGGTGAGAACGGACGACGGGTGCCCGGCCAGGTGATGGGCCACGAGACGGTCGGCCGGATCGCGGGGGTCGGGGCCGACACCGGCGCGTTCGGACTATCGATCGGTGACCTGGTGACCGTCAACCCGGTGATCGGCTGCGGGGTCTGCGACAACTGCCGGTCCGGGCAGGATCAGAACTGCCCGGACAAGGTGGTGATCGGTGTCGCGGCGTCCTACAGTTCGGCCTTCGCCCAGCAGATGGCCGTTCCGGCCGCGAACGTGGTCGTGCTGCCGGCCTCGATGCCGGTCGCCTACGGCGCGCTCGTCGAACCTCTGGCGGTCGGCTACCACGCTCTGCGCCGCGGTGGCTGTTCGGAGTCGGATCGGGTGTTGGTCGTCGGGGGTGGGCCCATCGGGCAGGCCTGCGTACTGGCCGCTCAACGGCTGGGCGCTGCGGCGGTAGTGGTCTCCGAGCCCGACGAGCACCGTCGCGATCTGATCGGACTCCTGGGAGCGGCCACCGTCGATCCGGGCGGGGCCGACGCGTCAGAACTGCCTTCTCGGGTGGCTGCGGCCCTCGGAGGCCGGCCGACCATCGTCGTGGACGCCGTCGGTCTCGGCGGCACCATGGAGACCGCCTTCGCCTGCGCGCCTCTCGGTGCGGTGATCGTGTTGGTGGGCATGGGATCGGTCCGGCTCGACCTGGCGTCCTACGAGATCTCGGTCAAGGAAAGATCAGTGGTCGGGAGCTTCTGCTACGACCCCGAAGAATTCCGGCAGACCGCCGCCTGGGTGGGCACCTCGCCGCCGGTGTTGGCCCATCTCATCGATCAGCACGTGTCGATGGACTCTGCCGCAACAAGTTTCACGGCACTCGCCAGAGGCGAGAGCCGGGCGAGCAAGATCCTGGTCTACCCCAACGTGGACACCGGCCCCGTGCCGGGAGTGCTCCGGTGACCGCCTCCGACGCCCGTTTGGCCGGGGTGGTGCCGATCCTGGTGACCCCGTTCGCCCCCGACGGCGCCATCGACGTG is from Nakamurella sp. PAMC28650 and encodes:
- a CDS encoding substrate-binding domain-containing protein, whose translation is MRIQRTTSPSRSRRLVVATSAALLLLSAACSSASTTAASAGNTSSAGSAAAPATSGPSAASSAPAPAAGSSGAVGAPTTGKKLKIGIAVGGQPADWQPAQGEVAQALAKSRGWESVLLSNNNDAPTALKNATTFINDKVDAVLEFNGQPSTNPVMAAKLATAKIPVITYDIAQQGWYFVGVDNAKAGDQAGQALGSIAKAKWNCQVDLVLSAEGAAAGPVNTARTGGARDGLKKICPSIPAANYVSFESGGAIAVSTPAARDALSAHPAAKNILVVGINDFGVVGALQAAEQLGRADNIMGWGQDGSAITGSSVDPHLAGSVEYFLEGYPVYAFQQILDKISAGQTPAMADSGTSPAALVQPCPVTAAQAKTVPALADRVEKVLASGGAQTEYQMFCPKSAG
- a CDS encoding ABC transporter permease, which codes for MLDDGVSSGWAVTIGVLAGAAWGLINGLIIVAAKINPIIVTLGSNFVGVGVLYVLQKQAAVPTASGLRRWGQDYLFGLPNIWWPMLILIVVVGVLLPRTRIGRRTIAVGGNPVAAKARGICLRRTRLAVFTFSGACGGIAAVLFAASTPQFVPTDSSTFLLPVIAAVIVAGISLSGGRGSLLTLLLSVGLLSTVPTALVFFGLSSNWQIVFQGLILIVAVSIDGRSQKKAK
- a CDS encoding ABC transporter permease; the protein is MATNTPLRPTRSTALQDFDIDRKKSGGRRVLETVNTPTGTIGIALVIVVVIGLVWEGKGFTSSDNLANVGTFLAIPLIIATFSSISLLAGVVDLSVGSMVGFAAALFVQFVNKGYSPWTAAAITLLCAVIAGSVNGVAIVGFGAEPVAATLGMLTALRGLCQVIVGPTGLSTALVLGLLEFTSKAYGPLPLLFLLGLVLVAAASILVGYTRVGRHIRASGGDARAAGRAGIGASRIRFFALILSAFGAGLGGILYAGQLGGASNVLGTGLEFQVYAALMIGGYSIMRGGIGAPIGGLFGLLVVAGVQNIFDVKAINPYYLNVVIGILLLLTVYGDRLRGGDRYE
- a CDS encoding zinc-binding dehydrogenase, which codes for MTSPGEFLRSILDGPQINMMGIPVQALVLKKWWDLAVEVVPDPVMGSGDVLIDVLATGICGSDIHGFTGENGRRVPGQVMGHETVGRIAGVGADTGAFGLSIGDLVTVNPVIGCGVCDNCRSGQDQNCPDKVVIGVAASYSSAFAQQMAVPAANVVVLPASMPVAYGALVEPLAVGYHALRRGGCSESDRVLVVGGGPIGQACVLAAQRLGAAAVVVSEPDEHRRDLIGLLGAATVDPGGADASELPSRVAAALGGRPTIVVDAVGLGGTMETAFACAPLGAVIVLVGMGSVRLDLASYEISVKERSVVGSFCYDPEEFRQTAAWVGTSPPVLAHLIDQHVSMDSAATSFTALARGESRASKILVYPNVDTGPVPGVLR